The Pieris brassicae chromosome 6, ilPieBrab1.1, whole genome shotgun sequence genome window below encodes:
- the LOC123710956 gene encoding zinc finger protein OZF-like, which produces MMNEICRLCLNKESSQSMSELTKNSRLTQILYKHFLLEVSLNSDLPKQVCTACTIKINDFASFREKIIENEKVLLLKAARFKTQQSYLNETCDIPISDNENLPSDNNEYVCVNISLAAENSQNIIKAEKTNDTIIKIESNEKIKDFQPNLCLMCFKSFSTRNKLFKHYLEKKPDIKLKIESGNIDTQYKSNQEQRCSEHTVSFVCKICGKLFNDAYGILNHGKSHSTERFTCSFKCGYSSGYSHVLKNHEKTHTKEYKYTCVDCGKGFHVKTWYDQHQNIHKGIKDYVCNICGASFHMDRYLTSHKISLHPEVCTKKRYVCMYCSAEFGSKGKFNLHLQDHGIKNEFLCDQCGKVMKDKKRLTAHRLQHSTNRPFVCGKCDKTFAKKYNWKIHLRSHRNDLNEKFECNVCTKTFTQRSALNRHKRSKHKQQIPDAPKTED; this is translated from the exons ATGATGAATGAAATCTGCAGACTTTGTTTGAATAAAGAAAGTAGCCAAAGTATGAgcgaattaacaaaaaatagtcGATTGACccaaattttgtataaacattttttattagag gtgTCGCTAAACAGTGATTTGCCAAAACAAGTATGCACTGCTtgtactattaaaattaatgacttTGCATCATTTAGAGAAAAAATTATTGAGAATGAAAAGGTTTTACTTTTGAAAGCAGCCAGATTTAAAACACagcaaagttatttaaatgaaacctGTGATATTCCAATAAGCGATAATGAAAATTTGCCATCCGataataatgaatatgtaTGTGTTAATATTAGTTTGGCTGCAGAAAACTCTCAGAATATTATCAAagcagaaaaaacaaatgataccataataaaaatagaatcaaatgaaaaaattaaagattttcaaCCAAATCTATgtttaatgtgttttaaatctttttcaaCAAGAAATAAgctctttaaacattatttagaaAAGAAACCAGATATCAAATTGAAAATAGAAAGTGGAAATATTGATACTCAATATAAAAGCAATCAAGAGCAAAGGTGTTCTGAACATACTGTGtcatttgtatgtaaaatatgtg GTAAACTGTTCAATGATGCATATGGCATTTTGAATCATGGCAAATCCCATAGTACTGAAAGATTCACTTGCTCATTCAAATGTGGCTACAGCAGTGGGTATAGTCATGTACTTAAAAATCATGagaaaacacacacaaaagaATATAAG TATACATGTGTGGACTGTGGAAAAGGCTTTCATGTAAAAACATGGTATGACCAACATCAAAACATACATAAGGGCATTAAGGATTATGTATGCAATATCTGCGGAGCTAGCTTTCATATGGATCg atattTAACATCTCACAAAATATCTCTTCATCCAGAAGTGTGTACAAAGAAGcgttatgtatgtatgtattgttCTGCAGAATTTGGATCaaaaggaaaatttaatttacatttacag gaTCACggtattaaaaatgaattcctGTGCGATCAATGTGGTAAAGTTATGAAAGATAAGAAGCGGTTGACTGCTCATAGGTTGCAGCATTCTACAAATAGACCATTTGTTTGTGG GAAATGCGATAAAACATTtgcaaagaaatataattggaAAATTCACTTACGCAGTCATAGAAATGATTTAAATGAGAAATTTGAATGCAACGTTTGCACGAAGACATTTACACAACGAAGTGCTTTAAATAGACACAAAAGAAG caaACATAAACAGCAGATACCAGATGCACCAAAGACTGAAGACtga